In Amia ocellicauda isolate fAmiCal2 chromosome 7, fAmiCal2.hap1, whole genome shotgun sequence, one genomic interval encodes:
- the slc61a1 gene encoding molybdate-anion transporter, with translation MLVTAYLALVVLLALCLGLELSACRAQRRQSAPAASANPAFRCFQTLFLRGYLLALWADWLQGPYLYKLYRHYNFLESQIAILYVFGLASCVLLAPLAGWLPLALGRRRTCLLFCVAYTACCLTKLSRDYFVLILGRVLGGLSTSLLATAFEAWYVERHVEAHDFPVEWIPATFARAATWNHGLAVGAGLTANLLAEWLGLGPVAPFMAAVPCLGLCSWVVLRDWGREEEEEGEEGMAMMMKKKKGAQGSSVSSSSTTAAPLSAPMRARFSRSCLEGLRCLLSDRRVLLLGGLQAAFESVLYIFVFLWTPVLDPHGPPLGIVFSCLMAASMAGSSLYRLASSSRYRLQPVHLLCLAALLAFFALFMLVFSTAPGQPRPHESFLAFLLLELACGLYFPAVSFLQSRVIPQERRAGVLAWFRLPLHLLACLGLLALHGEVSAPGGEGEGGGGTRHMFTGCAGMMLAALLAGVSLFTLGRHDPQLRLEVSGGPESGEEGRGEGEH, from the coding sequence ATGCTGGTGACTGCCTATCTGGCACTTGTGGTGCTGCTGGCACTATGCCTGGGGCTGGAGCTGAGTGCGTGCCGCGCACAGCGCCGCCAGTCCGCCCCCGCCGCCTCCGCCAACCCCGCCTTCCGCTGCTTCCAGACGCTGTTCCTGCGTGGCTACCTCCTGGCGCTGTGGGCCGACTGGCTGCAGGGGCCCTACCTGTACAAGCTGTACCGCCACTACAACTTCCTGGAGTCGCAGATTGCCATCCTGTATGTGTTCGGCCTGGCCTCCTGCGTGCTGCTGGCACCCCTGGCGGGCTGGCTCCCCCTGGCCCTGGGCCGCCGCCGCACCTGCCTGCTGTTCTGCGTGGCATACACTGCCTGCTGCCTGACCAAGCTGTCGCGCGATTACTTTGTGCTGATCCTGGGCCGCGTGCTGGGGGGGCTGTCCACCTCCCTGCTGGCCACTGCCTTCGAGGCCTGGTACGTAGAGCGCCATGTGGAGGCCCATGACTTCCCTGTGGAGTGGATCCCAGCTACCTTCGCCCGCGCTGCCACCTGGAACCACGGCCTGGCGGTGGGTGCTGGCTTGACGGCCAACCTGCTGGCGGAGTGGCTGGGGCTGGGCCCGGTTGCGCCTTTCATGGCGGCCGTGCCCTGTCTGGGCCTGTGTAGCTGGGTGGTGCTGCGTGACTGGGGgcgggaggaagaggaggagggggaggaagggatggcgatgatgatgaagaagaagaagggggCTCAGGGCAGCTCTGTTTCCTCCTCTTCCACCACTGCCGCTCCGCTCTCGGCTCCCATGAGAGCGCGCTTCTCCCGCAGCTGCCTGGAGGGCCTGCGCTGCCTGCTGTCAGATCGGCGGGTGCTGCTGCTGGGGGGCCTGCAGGCGGCCTTTGAGAGCGTGCTGTACATCTTCGTGTTCCTGTGGACACCTGTGCTGGACCCCCACGGCCCCCCGCTGGGCATAGTCTTCTCCTGCCTGATGGCTGCCAGTATGGCCGGCTCCTCACTGTACCGCCTGGCTTCCTCCAGCCGCTACCGCCTGCAGCCCGTGCACCTGCTCTGCCTGGCCGCCCTGCTGGCCTTTTTCGCCCTGTTCATGCTGGTGTTCTCCACCGCCCCCGGCCAGCCCCGGCCCCACGAGTCCTTCCTGGCCTTCCTGCTGCTGGAGCTGGCCTGCGGGCTGTACTTCCCAGCCGTAAGCTTCCTGCAGAGTCGCGTGATTCCCCAGGAGCGCCGGGCCGGGGTGCTGGCCTGGTTCCGCTTGCCCCTCCACCTGCTGGCCTGCCTGGGGCTGCTGGCTCTGCACGGCGAGGTGTCCGCCCCTGGGGGCGAGGGTGAGGGTGGGGGCGGCACGCGCCACATGTTCACCGGCTGTGCAGGTATGATGCTCGCCGCCCTGCTGGCTGGGGTCAGCCTGTTCACCCTGGGTCGACACGACCCCCAGCTCAGACTGGAGGTGTCGGGGGGCCCGGAGAGCGGGGAGGAGGGCAGGGGAGAGGGTGAGCACTGA